One region of Streptomyces capillispiralis genomic DNA includes:
- the gdhA gene encoding NADP-specific glutamate dehydrogenase yields the protein MATRTDPKISLDRLRAEIERRNPAEPEFHQAAREVLDTLGPVLAARPEYAEPGLVERLVEPERQIMFRVPWQDDQGRVHVNRGFRIEYNSALGPYKGGLRFHPSVNLGIIKFLGFEQIFKNALTGLGIGGGKGGSDFDPQGRSDTEVMRFCQSFMTELHRHIGEYTDVPAGDIGVGAREIGYLFGQYRRITNRWEGGVLTGKSAGWGGSLIRPEATGYGNVLFAEAMLRERGEDLEGQTAVVSGSGNVAIFTIEKLAALGANAVTCSDSGGYVVDEKGIDLELLRQIKEVERGRVSTYAERRGASARYVPGGRVWEVPADVALPSATQNELNAADAATLVRNGVKAVSEGANMPTTPEAVDLLQQAGVAFGPGKAANAGGVAVSALEMTQNAARTSWKAEQVENELARIMTDIHTTCAETAERYGAPGDYVTGANIAGFERVADAMLAQGVI from the coding sequence GTGGCCACACGAACCGATCCGAAGATCTCGCTCGACCGCCTGCGCGCCGAGATCGAGCGCCGCAACCCCGCCGAACCGGAGTTCCACCAGGCCGCACGCGAGGTGCTGGACACCCTCGGCCCGGTGCTGGCGGCGCGTCCCGAGTACGCCGAGCCGGGGCTCGTCGAGCGGCTGGTCGAGCCCGAGCGGCAGATCATGTTCCGGGTGCCGTGGCAGGACGACCAGGGACGCGTCCACGTCAACCGCGGCTTCCGGATCGAATACAACAGCGCGCTCGGCCCGTACAAGGGCGGTCTGCGGTTCCACCCCTCCGTGAACCTCGGCATCATCAAGTTCCTCGGCTTCGAGCAGATCTTCAAGAACGCGCTGACCGGCCTCGGCATCGGCGGCGGCAAGGGCGGCAGCGACTTCGACCCGCAGGGGCGCAGCGACACCGAGGTCATGCGGTTCTGCCAGTCCTTCATGACCGAACTGCACCGCCACATCGGCGAGTACACCGACGTGCCGGCCGGTGACATCGGCGTCGGCGCCCGCGAGATCGGCTACCTCTTCGGCCAGTACCGGCGGATCACCAACCGCTGGGAGGGCGGCGTACTCACCGGCAAGAGCGCCGGCTGGGGCGGCTCGCTGATCCGTCCGGAGGCGACCGGATACGGCAACGTGCTGTTCGCGGAGGCGATGCTGCGCGAGCGCGGCGAGGACCTGGAGGGGCAGACGGCCGTCGTCTCCGGCTCCGGCAACGTCGCGATCTTCACCATCGAGAAGCTGGCCGCCCTCGGCGCCAACGCGGTGACCTGCTCCGACTCCGGCGGCTACGTCGTCGACGAGAAGGGCATCGACCTGGAGCTGCTGCGCCAGATCAAGGAGGTCGAGCGCGGCCGGGTGAGCACCTACGCCGAGCGCCGCGGCGCCTCCGCGCGGTACGTGCCCGGCGGACGCGTCTGGGAGGTCCCGGCGGACGTCGCCCTCCCCTCGGCCACGCAGAACGAGCTGAACGCCGCCGACGCCGCCACCCTCGTCCGCAACGGCGTGAAGGCGGTCTCCGAGGGCGCGAACATGCCGACGACGCCCGAGGCCGTCGACCTGCTCCAGCAGGCCGGCGTCGCCTTCGGCCCCGGCAAGGCGGCCAACGCCGGCGGTGTCGCGGTCAGCGCGCTGGAGATGACGCAGAACGCGGCGCGTACGTCGTGGAAGGCAGAGCAGGTCGAGAACGAGCTGGCCCGGATCATGACCGACATCCACACCACCTGCGCCGAGACTGCCGAGCGCTACGGCGCCCCCGGCGACTACGTGACCGGCGCCAACATCGCCGGCTTCGAGCGGGTGGCCGACGCGATGCTCGCCCAGGGCGTCATCTGA
- a CDS encoding integrin alpha codes for MRTRTLLTSAVMLASGLTPLVATAAHGATGTPGDINRDGYRDVVVSAPDATVAGRAKAGAVIVLYGTARGVDTTRRTVVTQNSTGIPGSAEAGDRFGAAVVVHDLNADGYADLVVGAPGEEVSGDVGGGSVTVVWGTSSGPTKARTVADPWPNSHDAYGRTLAVATHDSLNPVNGGKLSIAIGANDADVTFMPADLSEQSGSSGTGTPFNPEHGIVALTAVDLPDTANDRLMIHGRGTSDDGWGYDGEGDDPGTWLVTPGDFEHTTLPAGTVSAVGDLDGNGSPDLVVGNPEDPAQSPGTSLGGRVTVYYDAAYGGSPSRVQTIGQDTAGVPGTGEAGDRFGASVAIGDTDKDGRADLVIGTPGENGGTGAVTVVRGTGGLLDTAHARDWTQNSAGVPGASEKGDAFGSAVRLVDTNKDGYADLLIGAPGENAGAGSVWSLRGSAASVTATGAVSFGVGGAGLGSAGAARLGGVVTGP; via the coding sequence GTGCGCACACGCACTCTGCTGACATCCGCTGTCATGCTCGCCTCAGGGCTTACGCCGCTGGTCGCGACGGCGGCCCACGGCGCCACCGGCACCCCGGGCGACATCAACAGGGACGGCTACCGCGACGTCGTCGTCTCGGCGCCGGACGCCACGGTCGCGGGCCGGGCCAAGGCCGGTGCCGTCATCGTCCTGTACGGCACGGCCCGGGGCGTCGACACCACCAGACGCACCGTCGTGACACAGAACTCCACCGGCATCCCGGGCAGCGCCGAGGCGGGCGACCGCTTCGGCGCCGCCGTCGTCGTGCACGACCTGAACGCCGACGGGTACGCCGACCTGGTCGTGGGCGCCCCGGGCGAGGAGGTCTCCGGCGACGTGGGCGGCGGGTCGGTCACGGTCGTGTGGGGCACCTCCTCCGGCCCGACGAAGGCCAGGACGGTCGCCGACCCCTGGCCCAACTCCCACGACGCGTACGGCAGGACGCTGGCCGTGGCCACCCACGACTCCCTCAACCCGGTGAACGGCGGCAAGCTGTCGATCGCCATCGGCGCCAACGACGCCGACGTGACCTTCATGCCGGCGGACCTGTCCGAGCAGTCCGGCAGCAGCGGCACCGGCACCCCCTTCAATCCGGAGCACGGCATCGTCGCCCTGACCGCGGTCGACCTGCCGGACACCGCCAACGACCGGCTGATGATCCACGGCCGCGGCACCTCCGACGACGGGTGGGGGTACGACGGAGAGGGCGACGACCCCGGCACCTGGCTCGTCACCCCCGGCGACTTCGAGCACACCACCCTCCCCGCCGGCACGGTCTCCGCCGTCGGTGACCTGGACGGCAACGGCTCACCCGACCTCGTCGTCGGCAACCCGGAGGACCCCGCGCAGAGCCCCGGCACCTCGCTCGGCGGCCGGGTCACCGTCTACTACGACGCCGCGTACGGCGGCTCCCCGAGCCGCGTCCAGACCATCGGCCAGGACACCGCCGGTGTCCCCGGGACCGGTGAGGCGGGCGACCGCTTCGGCGCCTCGGTCGCGATCGGCGACACCGACAAGGACGGGCGGGCCGACCTGGTGATCGGCACACCGGGGGAGAACGGCGGCACCGGAGCCGTCACGGTCGTACGAGGCACCGGCGGCCTGCTGGACACCGCCCACGCCCGCGACTGGACGCAGAACAGCGCCGGCGTCCCCGGCGCGTCGGAGAAGGGCGACGCGTTCGGCAGCGCCGTACGGCTCGTCGACACCAACAAGGACGGGTACGCCGACCTGCTGATCGGCGCTCCGGGCGAGAACGCCGGCGCGGGTTCCGTCTGGTCCCTGCGCGGCTCGGCCGCCTCCGTCACCGCGACCGGGGCGGTCAGCTTCGGCGTCGGCGGCGCGGGGCTCGGGTCGGCGGGAGCCGCCCGCCTCGGCGGGGTGGTGACCGGCCCGTGA